From a single Rosa rugosa chromosome 7, drRosRugo1.1, whole genome shotgun sequence genomic region:
- the LOC133723093 gene encoding cytochrome P450 736A117-like, translating to MSELLTHPKVMKKLQNEVREIVGNKADVTEDDLVGMHYLRAVIKETLRLHPPVPLLLPRMATQDVNVNGYSVKANTQVLVNAWQIGRDPKSYSKPEKYEPERFLNSEIDFKGTEFELIPFGAGRRGCPGIPFGMVVTEIALASIVHNFTWSLPGDEKLEDLDMTESTYWCSRT from the coding sequence ATGTCAGAGCTTCTAACACATCCAAAAGTCATGAAGAAGTTGCAGAATGAGGTGAGGGAAATAGTCGGAAATAAAGCCGACGTAACAGAAGATGATCTGGTGGGTATGCACTACTTGAGAGCAGTAATCAAGGAGACTCTTCGTTTACATCCACCGGTTCCCCTGTTACTGCCCAGGATGGCGACCCAAGATGTGAATGTGAATGGTTACAGCGTTAAGGCCAACACTCAAGTTCTGGTGAATGCATGGCAAATTGGAAGAGATCCCAAGTCGTACAGTAAACCAGAGAAGTATGAGCCAGAGAGGTTCTTGAATAGTGAGATAGATTTCAAAGGGACTGAATTTGAACTCATTCCATTTGGTGCCGGTAGACGAGGCTGCCCAGGCATTCCATTTGGTATGGTTGTTACTGAGATAGCTCTGGCAAGTATAGTACACAACTTTACTTGGTCATTGCCTGGTGATGAAAAATTGGAGGACTTAGACATGACTGAGTCCACGTACTGGTGCAGTCGTACA